From one Sylvia atricapilla isolate bSylAtr1 chromosome 17, bSylAtr1.pri, whole genome shotgun sequence genomic stretch:
- the NOC4L gene encoding nucleolar complex protein 4 homolog, translating to MAREAALAACLEAVLGSRCSANRVFELLEPLAGQEEPEDIVSAARTCSRLFGALLERRELFVGPLPDQDACLAESRSAEDKYRIWMRHRYGDCVRCLGDLMGHEAFQVKELALCTLMKFVELEAQYPLIKIEWKGTLTFPCDLLKVVVDGLLPIYEDASLLISRFQEYMEYDDVRYFVMKAVTASVGHVMQKTKERPVPFYQQNVFSLISPINMPNKESEMVKFMVKQDNREELKLSRLQAHRQVFQKMWLTFLKHKLPTGLYKKVLVILHDSVLPYMNEPTLMMDFLTVAYGIGGAISLLALNGLFILIHQHNLEYPDFYKKLYSLLDPSIYHVKYRARFFHLTDLFLSSSHLPAYLVAAFIKRLSRLALTAPPEALLMVIPFICNLFRRHPACRVLVHRPGGPADMSEDPYVMEEEEPSKSRALESSLWEIQSLQNHYHPEVAKAAAVLNQSLSEMEDDISGLLELSAYELFDKEVKKKAVDVPLEFEQVRGLFGKKNDIFAEHFSLD from the exons ATGGCGCGGGAGGCCGCGCTGGCCGCCTGCCTGGAGGCCGTGCTGGGCAGCCGCTGCAGCGCCAACCGCGTCTTCGAGCTGCTGGAGCCGCTGGCG ggccaggaggagcCGGAGGACATCGTGAGCGCCGCCAGGACCTGCAGCCGGCTGTTCGGGGCGCTGCTGGAGCGGAGGGAGCTGTTCGTGGGGCCGCTGCCCGACCAGGACGCCTGTCTGGCCG AGAGCCGCAGCGCCGAGGACAAGTACAGGATATGGATGAGGCACCGCTACGGGGACTGCGTGCGCTGCCTGGGGGACCTCATGGGGCACGAAGCCTTCCAGGTCAAG GAGTTGGCACTCTGCACGCTCATGAAGTTTGTCGAATTGGAGGCACAATATCCATTGATCAAAATAGAATGGAAGGGAACTTTAACTTTTCCGTGTGACCTTCTTAAG GTGGTAGTTGATGGTTTGCTTCCCATATACGAGGACGCCTCGCTGCTGATCTCCCGCTTTCAGGAGTACATGGAGTACGACGACGTGCGGTACTTTGTCATGAAGGCTGTCACTGCCAGCGTCGGGCACGTCATGCAGAAGACAAAGGAG AGGCCGGTGCCTTTTTACCAGCAGAATGTATTTTCCCTCATCTCACCCATTAACATGCCAAACAAAGAGTCTGAGATGGTCAAATTTATGGTCAAGCAAG ATAACCGTGAGGAGTTGAAACTTTCAAGGCTGCAG GCACACAGACAGGTGTTTCAAAAAATGTGGCTGACCTTCTTGAAGCACAAG CTGCCCACTGGCCTTTACAAGAAGGTCCTGGTGATTCTGCACGACTCTGTCCTGCCTTACATGAACGAGCCCACTCTCATGATGGACTTCCTGACAGTGGCCTATGGCATAG GTGGAGCAATCAGTCTTCTAGCCCTAAATGGGTTGTTTATTCTGATTCATCAGCATAATCT GGAGTATCCTGACTTTTACAAAAAGCTGTACAGTCTCTTGGACCCTTCCATCTATCACGTGAAGTACCGAGCTCGCTTTTTCCACCTGACTGATCTGTTTTTGTCTTCCTC gcactTGCCAGCCTACCTGGTGGCAGCGTTCATCAAGCGGCTGTCCCGGCTGGCGCTCACGGCCCCTCCCGAGGCTCTCCTCATGGTCATTCCCTTCATCTGCAACCTCTTCCGGAGGCACCCCGCCTGCAGGGTGCTGGTGCACAGGCCAGGAGGGCCAGCAG ATATGTCAGAAGATCCATATGttatggaggaggaggagccaTCTAAAAGCAGGGCTTTGGAGAGTTCTCTCTGGGAGATTCAG TCTCTCCAGAACCATTATCACCCAGAGGTGGCCAAGGCAGCTGCTGTCCTGAACCAGTCCCTGTCTGAAATGGAGGATGACATATcagggctcctggagctctcagCTTATGAG ctttttgataaagaagtaaagaaaaaggcTGTTGATGTACCCTTGGAGTTTGAGCAAGTACGAGGTctgtttgggaagaaaaatgataTTTTTGCAGAACACTTCAGTTTAGACTGA